One window of the Oncorhynchus clarkii lewisi isolate Uvic-CL-2024 chromosome 19, UVic_Ocla_1.0, whole genome shotgun sequence genome contains the following:
- the LOC139374832 gene encoding uncharacterized protein: MANSNCMVFHTQIASIMEVLANAAVAEICKLVDDDYAVFRLEITQSQKENRALRRKLLEVKVARERAERTLRERVVASRPSSVKILDRYRGMARGEGHLTGGHRSFVKSAGRNTWSDDQPITVGEGSGTSTQHVIMIESAEAAGPGGSSVVKQERTEGEEDPQQSRDIETGTAAVLVPPAATDHLSTAAPQPRTQCSMVEVSGTPNAALKSEMDTETLVVTQRLLHTGSDHRPDPESLGLGRLVCPPATGSEFLLYSNPRPRTVHSHRDSGDTLETGNDPSCSYSTEVDRGNMPLNLETQTDLSRADWNPYSSSVYSEGCLDKKGEVIVVDEVTVKVEGDALLAWNVDETHLGEGHSHGRDFLDYRGSLKTNLNVPTHSPLHAFRDRDPVSTSMAPSDSHGRIFFDQVLNSNDMAKAQAQGGGATSGNSKEKQFLCMFCNKGFTCPQKVEIHQRVHTGVKPFSCTQCHMRFALAGNLKRHQMVHTGEKPFSCPQCEKRFSQAGDLKRHQRVHTGEKPFSCTQCHMRFALAGNLKMHLKVHTGEKPFACTHCGKRFSERSYLSIHQQKNHSTL, from the exons atggctaactctaactgtatggtttttcacactcaaatagcctctATAATGGAGGTGTTAGCGAATGCAGCTGTGGCAgagatctgtaaactcgtagacgacgactatgcagtgtttcgtttggaaataactcaaagccagaaagaaaacagggcaTTACGGAGGAAACTACTGGAAGTTAAGGTGGCACGGGAGCGCGCAGAGAGGACATTGCGGGAGCGCGTCGTCGCCAGTCGTCCCAGTAGCGTCAAGATCCTCgaccgatacagaggaatggcaagag gtgaaggacatctcactggaggccacaggAGCTTTGTGAAGTCAGCGGGACGCAATACATGGAGTgatgaccaaccaatcactgttggtgaggggagtggaacctcaacccagcacGTTATCATGATAGAG TCTGCAGAGGCTGCAGGTCCTGGAGGATCCTCTGTGGTCAAGCAGGAGAggactgaaggagaggaggacccacAACAGAGCAGAGACATCGAGACTGGAACAGCGGCTGTACTAGTGCCCCCTGCAGCCACGGATCACCTATCCACTGCTGCGCCCCAGCCCAGGACGCAATGCAGCATGGTGGAGGTCAGTGGAACTCCGAACGCGGCCCTCAAGTCAGAGATGGACACAGAGACTTTAGTTGTAACACAGAGGCTTTTACACACAGGATCTGACCACAGGCCAGACCCAGAGAGTCTGGGGCTGGGGAGACTGGTCTGTCCACCTGCTACCGGATCAGAGTTTTTACTTTACAGTAATCCGAGACCGAGGACTGTTCATTCCCATCGGGACTCAGGTGACACATTAGAGACTGGCAATGATCCGTCTTGTTCTTACTCTACAGAGGTGGACCGTGGCAACATGCCCTTGAATTTGGAGACACAGACTGATCTGTCTAGAGCGGACTGGAAcccctacagtagtagtgtatactctgaAGGGTGCCTAGATAAGAAAGGGGAAGTTATAGTGGTTGATGAAGtgactgtgaaagtggagggTGACGCTCTTCTGGCATGGAATGTAGACGAGACTCACTTAGGAGAAGGACACTCACATGGCAGAGATTTCTTAGATTACAGGGGAAGCttaaaaacaaatctaaatgtccCGACTCACTCCCCTTTACACGCATTCAGGGATCGCGACCCAGTGTCCACATCAATGGCACCTTCCGATTCACATGGCCGCATCTTTTTCGATCAGGTATTAAACTCAAACGACATGGCTAAAGCCCAGGCTCAGGGAGGGGGAGCCACTTCAGGCAATAGTAAAGAGAAACagttcctctgcatgttctgtaacaaaggcttcacCTGCCCTCagaaggtggagatccaccagagggtccacacaggagtgaaacccttcagctgtacccagtgtcacatgcgcttcGCCCTGGCTGGCAACCTGAAGAGACACCAGatggtccacacaggggagaaacccttcagctgcccccagtgtgagaagaggttctcccaggctggtgacctgaagaggcaccagagggtccacacaggggagaaacccttcagctgtacccagtgtcacatgcgcttcGCCCTGGCTGGCAAcctgaagatgcacctgaaggtccacacgggAGAAAAGCCGTTTGCCTGTACACACTGCGGGAAGAGGTTCTCCGAGAGGAGCTACCTCAgtatacaccagcagaaaaaccATTCCACTCTATAA